CGGACCTTGCCGCGATCGCGCAGGAAGCCCGGTTCGAGCCGGACAAGGCCAAATACGAAGAGGACGGCCGCAAGCTCAACGCGATGCATGCCGACCTGATGCCGCAAATCATGCTGTGGCAGCCGAACCAGGATGCGGTGATGGCGTCGTCGATCGAGGGTTACACCTACGAGTTCCATCGCCAGGTCGACTATCGCGACGTCAGCCGCAAGTGATAGCGTCGGCCGAAAGGAGCTCCGCAAGGTGGTGACCGGTCTCGGTGCAACGATGGTGCGGGCGGGCCGGCGGCTGTTGTCGTCGCTGCCGGCGCTGTTCGGCGTGCTGGTCTTCACCTTCTTGCTGATGCGTGTGCTGCCCGGGGACCCCGCGGTGTTCTTCGCCTCGGGGCCCAATGCCGGCAAGGAGGAGATCGAGCAGATCCGCAAGCAAATGGGGCTCGACAAATCGGTGCCGGAGCAGCTCGTGTTCTATCTCTCCGATATCGGCCGCGGCAATCTCGGCCGCTCCATGATGACCGGGCAGCCGGTGTTGAAGGATCTGCGCGAGCGGCTGCCGGCCTCGCTGGAGCTCACCTTCACCGCGCTCCTGATCGCATTGATTTTCGCGGTACCGCTCGGCGTGCTCGCGGCGCTCCGGCCGGGATCTGCGGTCGATCACGGCGTGCGGCTGTTCTGCGCGCTCGGCGTCTGCGTGCCGACCTTCGTGTCGGGCCTGCTGCTGATCTATGTCTTCTACTATCTGCTCGGGCTTGCGCCTGATCCGACCGGGCGGATCGACGTCTTCACCTCGCTGCCGC
The sequence above is drawn from the Bradyrhizobium amphicarpaeae genome and encodes:
- a CDS encoding ABC transporter permease; the protein is MVTGLGATMVRAGRRLLSSLPALFGVLVFTFLLMRVLPGDPAVFFASGPNAGKEEIEQIRKQMGLDKSVPEQLVFYLSDIGRGNLGRSMMTGQPVLKDLRERLPASLELTFTALLIALIFAVPLGVLAALRPGSAVDHGVRLFCALGVCVPTFVSGLLLIYVFYYLLGLAPDPTGRIDVFTSLPPQHTGFLSIDFLLASDIEGWWTACKQLILPAVSMALFVIAPLARITRASMLVSLGSDFVRTARSVGLSWRKVVVTYALRNAILPVITIAGIVFSTMLGANVLVEKVFSWPGVASYALDALLSSDYAPVQGFVLLMASLFVLVNLLVDICYGIADPRVSIG